In the Ignavibacteriales bacterium genome, TCTTATTCTTGCTATCGTGATTTCTGTTCTTAATTTTCTTCTCTTTTTGGGTTCATTCAATTATTCAGTTAAAAAATCAAACAAAATCTTCCTCCTTTTTACAGTAGGAGGCATGGGAATCCGGCTTTTGCTAATGCTTGCCGCTGTTTTTGTAAGCATAAAATTCTTGAAAGTTGACTTGGTTGGGTTTATATTTGGATTCTTTATTTGGTATGTTTTTCTATTAATTTATGAAATATCCATCGTCCAATTTGGTTTGGAAGGGCGCAAAACACAACAAGAATGAAAAATGTGGATTAACAATCCTAATATCGTTACGGATACAGTAAAGATTGCCGTAGAGGCGACAAAAAAGCAAGATACTAGCTGGATTATGCATCATGTTCTTGATGCTCGAGAACTTGATTTTTCGCCATTTGGAGTAATCCATTTACCGCAACTTCATCTTTTTGGAATTGATATTTCGATTACAAAACATGTTGTATTTATGTGGTTGGCTTTAGTGATTCTGGTGGTTACGTTTATTTTTGTTGCAAGATCATATAAGAAATCATTAATTCCTCGAGGTATTACAAATCTCACTGAAGTATTAATTGTTTTTGTTCGTGATGAAATTGCAAGACCAACAATTGGTAAAGGGAACGAAAGATTTTTACCATATTTATTAACTATGTTCTTCTTCATTTTGACTTGTAATTTTTTAGGATTGATTCCTTACGGCTCAACTGCCACAAGCAACATCGCAGTAACTGCAACACTCGCAATAATCTCTTTCATCGTAATACAAGTCGGTGGAATGATGAAGAATGGTATGTTCGGGTACTTTAAAGGATTGGTCCCGCATGGAATTCCAATGTGGTTATTGCCAATAATGATACCGGTCGAATTACTAGGTCTATTTACTAAGCCCTTTGCATTGGCTATTCGTCTTTTCGCGAATATGACTGCCGGACATATTGTGATTATGGCATTACTTGGATTGATATTTATTCTTCATACTTATGTTGTTGTCCCGGTATCAATCTCATTTGCACTTTTTATATTTTTATTAGAAATACTTGTTGCGCTTCTTCAAGCGTATATTTTTACAATGCTTTCCGGTTTATTTATCGGAATGGCTGTACATCAAGAACATTAATTTTATTAACAGTCATAAAGGAGTAATCAAATGGAAGGAATGGGTTTTGCATATTTAGCAGCTGGTTTTGGTGCTGCATTAACAGTTATTGGTGGTGCTTTCGGTATTGGTAAATTAGCAAGTTCTGCAATGGAAGCAAGTGGTCGTCAACCTGAAGCTGCTGGCGATATTAGAACATCAATGATTATTGCAGCCGCTCTTATTGAAGGTATTTCTCTTTTTGCTCTTGTTATTTGTATTCTTTTAGCTCTTAAATAATTTTTAAAAAGATCTCTTTCAAAAACCGGATTCGAAATGAATACAATAAGTTATTTACTGCTTTTTGCGTTTTCAGAAGGCGGTGAAAAAGGCGGCAGTCCACTGGATGTAAATCCCGGTGTAATATTATGGACTGTTGTTACATTTATTTTCCTTTTGCTGATTTTGAAAAAAATTGCATGGAAGCCGATATTAAATTCCTTAAGTGAAAGAGAAAATTTCATAAAAGATTCTCTTGAAAAAGCTGATAAGGCGCAAAAAGAAGCCGAGAAGTTGATCGCGGATAATAAAGTTAGTTTTGTTAAAGCAGAAGAAGAAGCACATAAAATCATTGAACAAAGCAGGGAATTAGCAGAAAAGCTTAAGACACAGATTCTTGCAGAAAGTAAATCTCAAGCAAAAAAGATGATTGTTGATGCAACTTCTGAAATTGAGAGAAAAAATGCCGAAGCTTTTAACAAGCTAAAAGATCAAGTTGCAGATATTGCAGTAAATGCTGCTGAGAAAATCTTAAGAGAAAATCTTGATAAAGATAAACAAGTAAAATTGGTTAATAAATACTTGGATGATCTAAAGAATTAGAATGAGTGTTTATCGAATTTCATATCGTTATGCAAATTCTCTTATGCAGTTAGCTGAAGAGAAAATGATATTCAAGAAAGTTTCTGATGATGCGGAACTAATTTTTAACACTTTAAATTCCTCAAAAGAATTGAGATCGGTTTTGAAAAGTCCTGTTGTAAAATTAAACGATAAAAAATCTTTACTGCAAAAAATTTTCGAAAAGAAAATCAGCAATGAAACTGCTAGCTTTATCAACTTTGTTGTTGAAAAGAATCGCGAGGATATTCTCTTTGACATATTCAAAGAATTTATTGCACTTGCGGATAAGAAAAATGGAATTGTTAAAGCAAGAGTAGTTTCTCCTTTTGATCTAAACGATCAATCGAAACAAAAAATGATTGATGATCTTAGTAAGAAAACAAACAAGAAAGTTTCTGCAAATTATAATATTGACACAGATTTAATTGGCGGATTTATTGTGCGCATCGAAGATACGGTTTATGACGCCTCAGTAAAACATCAATTAAGTTTATTAAGAAAGAAGTTTTCAGAAGAAATAATCTTATCTAATAATTAAAAATTTAATCCCGATTAATCGGGATCCATATTGGAGAAAAATACAATGGCGGAAATAAGACCCGATGAAGTTTCTGCGATATTAAGAAAACAACTGGCTGGATTCGAAAACGAAACCGACATTTATGAAGTAGGAACTGTTCTTCAAGTTGGTGATGGTATTGCACGAGTTTATGGTTTATCAAAAGTTATGGCGAGCGAGCTTGTTGAATTTCCTAATAATGTAACGGGAATGGTTTTGAATCTTGATGAAGATTCTGTCGGCTGTGTTCTCTTTGGTGAAAGCACATTAATCAAAGAAGGAGATACGGTTAAACGGACAAATCGTGTTGCATCTTTTCCGGTTGGTGAAAAACTTCTCGGAAGAGTTGTAGATCCGCTTGGTGTTCCGTTAGATGGAAAAGGTACTGTTCAATTTGAAAAATATATGCCTATTGAACGTAAAGCATTAGGTGTTATTCAACGGCAGCCGGTTAAAGAACCATTGCAAACCGGTATAACAGCTATTGATGCGATGATTCCAATCGGACGCGGACAGCGTGAGTTGATCATTGGTGACCGCCAGACAGGTAAAACAGCTGTAGCGATTGATGCTATTATAAATCAAAAAAATACTCATACTGCTGAAGCAAAAAAGTATGGTGTGAATCCTGTTTATTGTGTTTACGTTGCCATCGGTCAAAAAAATTCTACAGTAGCCCAAGTAGTTGCAAAACTTGAAGAAGCCGGCGCAATGGAATATACAACTGTCGTTGCAGCAGCAGCCTCAACACCCGCACCGTTACAATACATAGCTCCTTATTCCGGTGCAACTCTCGGAGAATATTTTAGAGATAACGGAAAGCACGCTCTTGTTATTTATGATGATCTTTCAAAACAAGCTGTTGCATACCGTGAACTTTCTTTGTTGTTAAGAAGACCTCCCGGACGTGAAGCATATCCCGGAGATGTTTTCTATTTACATTCACGTTTGTTAGAGAGGGCTTCAAAGTTGAGTGATGAGCTTGGCGGTGGAAGTTTAACTGCATTACCGATAATTGAAACACAGCAGGGAGACGTTTCGGCTTACATTCCTACAAATGTTATTTCTATTACAGACGGACAAATTTATCTCGAGCCAAACTTATTCAATGCCGGTGTGCGTCCAGCTATCAATGTTGGTATCTCGGTATCCCGTGTTGGCGGTAATGCTCAAATCAAAGGAATGAAAAAAGTTGCTGGTTCATTGAAGCTTGATCTTGCACAGTATCGTGAACTTGAAGCGTTTGCCAAATTTGGTTCTGATCTTGATAAATCTACATTAAGAACGCTTGGAAAAGGAGCTAGACTAGTTGAATTATTAAAGCAAGGTCAATACGCTCCTGTTCCTGTTGAAAAACAAGTGTTAAGCGTCTTTGTAGGGACAAATAATTATTTCGAAACGATTGAAGTTAAAGATGTAAAAAGATTTGAAAAAGAATTTTTGGAATATGTCGATTTGAAGTATCCTCAAATTCTTGAAAACATTCTCGTAACAAAAGAGATGAAAGACGATACTTTACAGTTAGTAAAAAAAGCTGTTGAAGAATTTGTTGAGAAATTTAAAAAGAGTTAAATCTTAAACGATGGCAACATTACGCGACATAAAGAGCAGAATCAAAGGTGTTAAGAACACACAGCAAATAACCAAAGCTATGAAGATGGTTGCTGCTGCGCGTCTGCGTCGTGCTCAGGAGAATATTGTTAATGCAAAACCATATTCTAGAAAAATTGCCGAAATGCTTCAACATTTACTCAATGTCGAAAAGAATTTTAGCAATCCTCTTTTAATGGAAAGAGAAGTAAAGAAAATTTCTCTAATAGTTGTAACATCAGATCGTGGTTTGTGCGGCGGATTTAACATGAATATTATCCGCAAGACCGAAGAAATTATTAAAGATCAGTATGCCGGCTACCATCAAAGCGGAAATTTATTGTTGTACTGCGTCGGCAAAAAAGGAAATGATTATTTCACAAAAAAAAATTACAAAGTTGAGGGTTCCTACCCTGGTATTTTTTCCAACTTGAAATTTGAATTTGCTTCCGGACTTATTAAAGAGCTTACTAGTAAATATATCTCCGGTGAAACTGATAAAGTTTTAATTATTTATAATGAGTTTAAATCTGTCATTCAACAAAAGACAACCGTTGAACAATTGTTCCCAATTAAACCATTTGAAGCAAAGGTAAACGAACCGATTCATGATATTAATTACATTTATGAACCTGACAAAGCTAATATTATCAACAAGCTTTTACCTAAACATCTTAATACTCAAATGTGGACAGCATTACTTGATTCTTATGCTGCAGAATTGGGTGCAAGAATGACAGCAATGGATATGGCAACCGAAAATGCAAAAGAGTTAATTCGTTCATTAAACCTTACTTATAATAAGGTCCGCCAAGCATCCATCACAAAAGAGATATTAGAAATTGTGTCTGGAGCAAATGCTCTCAAGGAATCTTAAGCTGTTAGAATTTGAAATGAATACTCTTTTTATTATCTTTAATTTAAGTTGGACTATATGCTCGAGGATTTGACCGAGAAAATTGAGAAGACGCTCAAAAAAATTACCGGTCAAGGTAAATTAACCGAAGCAAATATTTCCGATACGCTTCGAGATATTCGCCGTGTTCTTTTAGATGCTGATGTAAATTATAAAGTTGCTAAACAATTTATTGAAGATGTTAAAGCGAATGCGCTTGGCAAGGAAGTTCTAACTTCAGTTACTCCCGGTCAACTTATCACAAAGATTATGTATGATGAGTTAACCAGACTTTTAGGTAGTACCGGCTCTGAGTTAAGATTAAATGCTTCCGGAATTACTGTAATAATGTTGATTGGACTTCAAGGTTGCGGTAAAACAACTTTTAGCGCAAAACTTGCTAAGTATTTGAAAGATAGAAATAGAAATGTTCTTTTAGTTGCTGCTGACGTTTATCGGCCTGCTGCTATTGATCAATTGAAAATATTAGGTTCTCGAATTTCAGTTCCGGTTTTTTCGATTGAAGGAAGTAAAGAGCCGGTAAAGATTGCTTCCGAGTCACTGAACTATGCGAAGGAAAACGGACTTAACACCGTTATCATTGATACAGCCGGTCGTTTGCATGTTGATGAAAATATGATGAACGAAGTTGCACAGATTAAAGCTAATGTTAAACCGACAGAAACTTTGTTTGTGATTGATTCGATGACCGGACAAGATGCTGTGAATTCCGCTAAAGCTTTTCATGAAAAAGTTGATTTTGACGGCGTTGTAGTTACAAAACTTGATGGTGATTCTCGTGGAGGTTGTGTTCTTTCGGTTAGAGCGGTTGTAGACCGCCCTGTTAAGTTTGCTAGTCTTGGTGAAAATTTAGATTCTATCGAAATTTTTTATCCGGATAGAATGGCATCAAGAATTCTTGGCAAAGGCGATGTGATTTCTCTTGTTGAAAAAGCTCAATCTCAGTTTAATGAGAAAGAAACTGAAGATCTGGAAAAGAGATTTCGTGAGAACAAATTCGACTTTGACGATTTCTTGAAGCAGATTAAAATGATTAAGAAAATGGGTTCCTTGAAAAGTTTACTTGGTATGGTTCCGGGTGTTAGTTCTGCGATAAAGAATGCAGATGTTGATGATAAACAGTTGGTAAGAGTTGAATCAATAATTCAGTCAATGACAAAAAAAGAACGGGTAAGTCCAAAAATATTAAACGGAAGCAGAAGAAAAAGAATTGCTCGAGGAAGTGGAAATAGTGTTCAGGACGTTAATAGATTGATAAAGCAGTTTGAGCAGATGCAGCAGATGATGAAAATGATGAGTAAGAATTCCGGAAAGTTTTCGGTACCAAACCTGCCCACCGGCAGGCGGGTTTGAAAAACATAAAATATAATTAGAAAATAAAATCAATAAGGAGTAACAAATTGGCAGTTAAGTTAAGATTAAGAAAAATGGGAAAAAAGAAACAACCGATCTATAAGGTTGTTGCGGCAGATTCACGTTCACCAAGAGATGGTAAATTTATTGAAGCAATTGGTCTTTACAATCCTAAGACTAATCCGGCAACAGTAGAAATAAAAGAAGAACGCGCTTTATATTGGCTTGGTGTTGGTGCGCAACCAACAGATACAGTAAAAAATCTTTTGTCAAATCAAGGAATAATTCTTAAAAGAGAATTGAAAAAGAATGGTTTGAGCGAAGAACAGATCTCTGTAAAATTAGATGATTGGAAAAAGATTAAAGAAGCTAATCTTGCTTCATCATTAAAGAAAAAATCAGAAAAAGCAAAAACAAAAAAAGCATCTGTTGAAAAGAAAGATAGCGAAACGGAAGTAAAGGGCACTACTTCCGAACAAGCATAAATCTATTTTCTGTTTTGCTTGCTTCTTAATAACGTACCCTGGTAGTCACTTAATTTAAAGGTACTCTCATGAAGGAATTTATTGAATTTATAGCCAAACACCTTGTTGACGCTCCGGATAGTGTTACTCTTGAGGAAACAACTCCCGATGAAAAAACTATCGAGTTGTCTCTGAAAGTTGGTGCGGAAGATGTCGGCAAAGTAATAGGGAAACAAGGTAAAACTGCTCAGGCAATGAGAACCTTGCTTACTGCTATTGCGGCTAAAGAAGGCAAGCGTGCTATCTTAAAAATATTAGATTAAAATTTCGGTTGTGGATGATTTTTTTCTGATTGCAGAAGTAAAAGCTGTTTATGGCTCAAAAGGTTTCGTACTAATTGAGTCTTATTCTGATTTTTCCGAAAGATTTTTTAAGCTAAATTCTGTTTACTTAGAGTTCTTTAGCTCAAGGAAAGAGTTCTTTGTCGAAAATGTTATGGAAGTTGATGGTAATATTGCCCTCAAGTTCAAAGGGTTTGATAACAACGAAGATGTAAAATTTCTTCTTGACAAAAAAATCTACGTTGATAAAGAGCATTCCGTTAAACTTTCTGCTGATACATATTTTATTCATGATTTGATTGGAAGTGAAGTATTTCAAGGATCAAAATTAATCGGGTTTCTTGAAGATGTTTTAATTCTTCATTCTAATGATGTATATGTAATTAGAGATGCTGACAAAAAGAAAATTTTAATACCGGCAATTAAAGATTATGTACAATCTTTCGATCCGGAAAAGAAAAGATTAGAACTAATACCCGATTGCGATTTGCTTTACGATGATGAGAATTGATATTATTTCTGCCGTGCCTGACTCTCTTGTAAGTCCGCTTAATACAAGCATATTAAAAAGAGCGCAGGAACGAAAAAAAGTTGAGATCATTGTGCACAATCTTCGTGATTATGCTTACGATAAACACAAACAGATTGATGATAAACCGTTTGGTGGTGGTCCGGGAATGTTACTTAAGCCGGAACCGTTCTTTGAATGTATTGAAAAACTTATTAGTGAGAGAAAGTACGATCATATTATCTTTCCAACACCGGGCGGAAAAATTTATGATCAAAAACTTGCAAATGATTTTTCAATGACTGAAAATTTAATGATAATTGCCGGGCATTATAAAGGTGTTGATGATAGAGTCCGAGAACGATTTGCAACCGATGAAATTTCTATCGGAAGATATGTATTAACAGGCGGTGAGATAGTTGCTCTTGCAATTATTGATTCTGTAGTTAGGCTTATACCTGGAGTATTGAATGATAGTGAGTCTGCGCTTAACGATTCGCTGATGGACGGCGACATAATAGAAGCACCTTACTACACACGTCCGGCTGAATACAAAGATTTGAAAGTTCCGGAAGTTTTACTATCAGGACATGAAAAAAAAGTTAAAGAGTGGAAAGAAGAACAATCAAAAATTTTAACTGAACATTGGAAAAAAATAAATAGTATGGAGTAATAAGAAATGGACAAGCTAAAAGAATTCACAGCAGATTTTATGCGCACGGATTTTCCCGCATTTAAACCTGGCGATCATATCAGATTGCATGTTAGAGTAATTGAAGGCGATAAAGAAAGAATTCAGCCTTTTGATGGAGATGTAATAAACATTCGTGGAACGGGATTGAACAAAACGTTCACGGTCCGTAAAATTGCCAGCGGTGTAGGCGTGGAAAGAATATTTTCATACAGCTCACCAAAATTGGCTAAAGTTGAAATGGTTCGTGAGGGTAAAGTCAGAAGAGCAAAACTTTTCTACTTACGAGAGCTCTCCGGTAAAGCGGCACGTATTAAAGACAAAAACGTAAAGTAATAACCAAAATTTAATTTCTCTAATCCCGCTTCTTTAGCGGGATTTTTATTTTAAATATTTCGGAAAATCAGATGAAATTGATCCTGCCAAAAAATGTTTTTTCTGCTATCTTGAAAACTGCGTTACCTCAAGAATATCAAACAGAAATATTGTATCAAGAATCTTCTCTTATTTGTAAAAGTCTCGAATACAACACTTCGGCAATTGCTTTAATTCCATCGTTGGAATTAGTAAATCACCGCAATTTATTTGTTTCAAACAAAATTGCATTGTCGTTCGATGGTGTGCTGTCAAACTCATATTTCTATTTTATTGAGGGAGAGAAGAAATTTCAAAAAATATATTTACGCGGAGATATTTCTCTTAATGAAATTCTACTTGCTAAAATATTATTTGCGGAAAAATTCTCCTCGCAGATTGATATTACTTTGGATACAAATAAAACCGTCGAAAAGGGAAGGGATTACATTATAGCCGGTGATGAAAATTTTCATTCGTGGGATTATAGCTCGGCAATTAGTCTGTCCGATGAAGTTTCTGAAATGATTGATCTTCCCTACGTAAATTTTGTTTTCGCTTCTCAGGATAAAAATGCGCTTGAAAAATTTAATGAACAAATAAATCCCGTTGATGAAAAAATAGACAGCGATATTGCAAATATCATTAAAGAGCTAAATCTTTCCGAGAAGGCAAAAGAATTCCTTACAGAGAATCTTGGTTCGGTTTATTTTGATATGACTGATAATGAAGAAACCGCCGTGAATGAACTGATAAAACTAATTTTCTATCACGGGATTATTGATGACATTTTTGAGGTGAAGTTCCTACCATCGAAATAAATCTTCCTTTAATCCCTCTCCTTTACAAGGAGAGGGATTAAAGGGAGAGGTTTATTTTTTATTTACACAGTTCAAAACTTTGCCAGTGTTTTTATACTCGACAATAATTTTTACAGTTTCTTCCGCAACAGCATCTTGAGCTTGTTCTGTTGATGCACCTATATGGTGTGTAACATAAATACCGTCAATGTTCTGTAATTTGGAAGTAACAGAACCGTCTTTTCCTTCCGGTTCGCCTTTGAACACATCAACGCCAGCAGCAACGCCTTTTTCTTTAACTGCTTTTATAAGTGCGTCTTCATCAATAACATCCGCACGTGAAGTATTAATAAGAATCGCTCCCTTTTTCATCAGACCAAATAATTTGTCGTTGAACATTCCTTTTGTTTGCGGATTTGCCGGAACATGCAATGTAATTACATCAGCCATAGCAATTAATTTTTCAACATCGTCAATATATGCAATCCCTAATCCTTCAGATTTTACAACATCATAACCGATCACTTTCATACCGAAAGCCTGAGCACGTTTGGCAATTTCTTTCCCGATATTTCCAACTCCAATTATACCAAGAGTTTTCCCATACAACCCTTCTGCTTTGGAATATTTTGCTTTGTTCCAAACACTGCTGTTAAAATCTTTTACGTTATCCGGAATTTTTCTATCGAGCGAAATCATCAAACCCATTGCAAGTTCTGCCACAGCTATTGAATTCTTGCCGGGTGTATTGGAAACCGAAACACCTTTTGCGCTTGCCGCTGCAACATCAATGTTGTTGTAACCAGAACCGGCACGAATAACAATTTTTAAATTTGTCCCGGCGTTAATTGCAGCAGCATTAACGTTGGTAGAACGTACTACAATGAATTCTGCATCCTTAACGATATTTGGAATGTCATTCTCGCCAGCTTTTGGCTCATAGATAATTTCAAATCCGGCACCTTTTAATGTCTGTACATGGTTATCCGGAAATTTGTCTGCGATTAATACTTTCATTTTCATACTCCTTTTTTTATTTCATCATAGGAATTTTTACAGAGAACTTTTTTGCGTTATCAATTGCTTGTTGGTATCCGGCATCAGCGTGGCGAGCAATTCCCATTCCAGGATCGTAGGTTAAAACTCTTTCGAGCCGCGCTTCCGCTTCTTTAGTTCCATCGGCAACTACGACCATACCCGCATGAATAGATTTTCCAATTCCTACTCCGCCGCCATGATGAACAGAAACCCAGCTCGCTCCGCCGATTGCATTTAATAATGCATTCAGAATTGGCCAATCAGCAATTGCATCACTGCCGTCCTTCATTGCTTCCGTCTCACGATTTGGTGATGCAACCGATCCGCAGTCAAGATGATCTCTGCCGATAACGATCGGTGCTTTAACTTTTCCTTCCGCAACAAGACGGTTAAAAATCTTTCCCATCTTTGCACGTTCGCCGTAACCAAGCCAGCAGATGCGTGCGGGCAATCCTTGAAAGTGAACTTTCTTTTGTGCTAGTTCAATCCAGCGGATGAGCGCTTTGTTTTCCGGAAAAGTTTCGATCACAGCTTTATCAGTTTCGTAAATATCTTTTGGATCACCGCTCAATGCAGCCCAACGGAAAGGACCTTTGCCATCACAGAAGAGAGGACGAATATATTCCGGAACGAATCCAGGAATATCGAAAGCATTTTCTAATCCGTTTTCTTTTGCTTCTCCGCGTATATTATTTCCGTAATCAAATGCAACTGAGCCGCGCGCTTGAAATTCAAGCATCGCTTTAACATGTTCAACAATTGTTTTTTTGGAAAGTGAAATGTATTTGTTAGGATTACTTTTACGAAGATCTAACGCTTCATCCAAACTCATACCCATCGGGACGTATCCGTTAAGAGTATCGTGAGCAGATGTTTGATCTGTAATAATATCGGGAGTAATTTTTCTTTCTAAAATTTTTGGTAGAATTTCTCCCGCATTGCCGAGCAATCCAACCGAAAGAGGAATCTTTTTTTCTTTTGCATCAAGAACAAGTTTAAGCGCTTCATCCAAATCTTCAGTCATCACATCAAGATACCCGGTATCAATTCTTTTTTGCATACGTGATCGGTCAACATCAATTCCAAGAAAAGCTGCACCGTTCATTGTTGCCGCTAATGGTTGAGCTCCACCCATTCCGCCGAGACCTGCAGTTAGTAAAAATCTTCCGCTTAGTGTTGAATTGAAATGCTGCCGTGCGCATTCTGCAAATGTTTCGTAAGTGCCTTGCAAAATTCCTTGTGTCCCGATGTAAATCCAGCTACCGGCTGTCATTTGTCCATACATTGTTAGACCAAGTGAATCAAGTCTGCGGAATTCATCCCAAGTTGCCCAATCGGGAACAAGCATTGCGTTGGAAATAATTACGCGCGGTGCATTCTGATGTGTCTTAAAAATTGCAACCGGTTTACCGGATTGAACTACAAGAGTTTCATCGTTCTCTAAATTTTTTAGCGAAGAAATAATTGCTTCATAAGATTCCCAATTGCGAGCGGCTTTTCCCGAACCGCCGTAAACAATTAAATCCTCAGGTCGTTCTGCAACATCCGGATCGAGATTGTTCATCAGCATTCTCATTGCTGCTTCTTGAATCCAACCTTTACAACTTATTTTAGTGCCGGTCGGCGCCTTAATATTTTTTCCTTTTGTTTCCATTTAATTACTGAAATGAGTTTCTAAAAGATTTTTGTATTGATTGTAAGCAGATTTGTAAAGCCATCGTTTAAGAAAAAATCCTTTGGTAATCTGCTTTTTCATGTGGTCAACATTTTCTTTAAGACGGAAAACTAGTTTGGTCTTTTCATCTTTTGTTAGTTTAATCTCATCTGCTGGATCATTGATTTTATCAATTATGGAATTAAATGTACGGAGATCGGTGTAAAATCTTTCATCAGCCGCCATTTGCTTTTGAATTGTTTTACAGAATTGGAGAAGGATTTTTTTCTCGTTCTTATCGAATTGATATGAATAATTTTTAAAAAGTGGTTTTGCCATAAACAAATTATACTTTTAGTGAAAGAAGTTTTTCCCGCATCTTTTGGAAACCGGGTTTGATAATATTATAAATGTATGGTAATCTTTCTTTGTATGGAATGAAGGAAGATTTCATTGCATTGATATTTAATTTTTCTATATCATCCAATGTTAAACCAAACATATCCGTTGCGATCAAATATTCTTTTGTAAGTGTAGTATCGCTCATCAAACGATCGTCTGTGTTTAGAAAGACTCTGTACTTTTCTTTGTAAAGTTTTATGAAAGGATGATTTTCCATTTTATCTATTGCACCGGTGTGGACATTGCTCAATAGATTAATCTCAAGAGGAAGACGAGTATCTAATATATACTGTGCAAGATCACCTAGTGAAACAATATTGCCATCTTTATCGAAATGCATATCTTCAATTAAACGCGTTGCATGCCCGATGCGGTGAGCGCCGCAAATCTGAATTGCCTGCCAAATAGATTCTATACCAAATGCTTCTCCGGCGTGAATCGTAATATTAAAATTTTCCCGCTTGATAAATTGAAATGCATCAATATGTTTTTTGGGAGGATAACCGCCTTCTTCACCTGCAAGATCAAATCCTACAACACCCTGTCTTCTAAAATTAACTGCTAGCTCGGCAATCTCTAAAGTATTTTTCATATTACGCATACCGCAAAGAATCAAACCATAGCCAACACCAAAATCTTTTTTCCCTTTTTCCAATCCTTCAAGAACAGCATTAATTATGTCTTCGTAATAAAGTCCTTTTACAGTATGGAAAACAGGTGCAAATCGTGTTTCAACATAACAAACGCCATCCTTCTTCATATCTTCCATCATCTCGTATGCAATGCGCTCGAGCGCTTCTTTGGTTTGCATTACTGCGCATGTATGTTCAAATCCTTGAAGATATTCTACAAGGTTTCCTTTATTTGCACCGCGGAAAAACCATTCGGCAAGTTCAACCGGATCTGAAA is a window encoding:
- a CDS encoding KH domain-containing protein, with product MKEFIEFIAKHLVDAPDSVTLEETTPDEKTIELSLKVGAEDVGKVIGKQGKTAQAMRTLLTAIAAKEGKRAILKILD
- the rimM gene encoding ribosome maturation factor RimM (Essential for efficient processing of 16S rRNA); this encodes MDDFFLIAEVKAVYGSKGFVLIESYSDFSERFFKLNSVYLEFFSSRKEFFVENVMEVDGNIALKFKGFDNNEDVKFLLDKKIYVDKEHSVKLSADTYFIHDLIGSEVFQGSKLIGFLEDVLILHSNDVYVIRDADKKKILIPAIKDYVQSFDPEKKRLELIPDCDLLYDDEN
- the trmD gene encoding tRNA (guanosine(37)-N1)-methyltransferase TrmD; translation: MMRIDIISAVPDSLVSPLNTSILKRAQERKKVEIIVHNLRDYAYDKHKQIDDKPFGGGPGMLLKPEPFFECIEKLISERKYDHIIFPTPGGKIYDQKLANDFSMTENLMIIAGHYKGVDDRVRERFATDEISIGRYVLTGGEIVALAIIDSVVRLIPGVLNDSESALNDSLMDGDIIEAPYYTRPAEYKDLKVPEVLLSGHEKKVKEWKEEQSKILTEHWKKINSME
- the rplS gene encoding 50S ribosomal protein L19, giving the protein MDKLKEFTADFMRTDFPAFKPGDHIRLHVRVIEGDKERIQPFDGDVINIRGTGLNKTFTVRKIASGVGVERIFSYSSPKLAKVEMVREGKVRRAKLFYLRELSGKAARIKDKNVK
- a CDS encoding hydroxyacid dehydrogenase; the protein is MKVLIADKFPDNHVQTLKGAGFEIIYEPKAGENDIPNIVKDAEFIVVRSTNVNAAAINAGTNLKIVIRAGSGYNNIDVAAASAKGVSVSNTPGKNSIAVAELAMGLMISLDRKIPDNVKDFNSSVWNKAKYSKAEGLYGKTLGIIGVGNIGKEIAKRAQAFGMKVIGYDVVKSEGLGIAYIDDVEKLIAMADVITLHVPANPQTKGMFNDKLFGLMKKGAILINTSRADVIDEDALIKAVKEKGVAAGVDVFKGEPEGKDGSVTSKLQNIDGIYVTHHIGASTEQAQDAVAEETVKIIVEYKNTGKVLNCVNKK
- the hutU gene encoding urocanate hydratase, producing the protein METKGKNIKAPTGTKISCKGWIQEAAMRMLMNNLDPDVAERPEDLIVYGGSGKAARNWESYEAIISSLKNLENDETLVVQSGKPVAIFKTHQNAPRVIISNAMLVPDWATWDEFRRLDSLGLTMYGQMTAGSWIYIGTQGILQGTYETFAECARQHFNSTLSGRFLLTAGLGGMGGAQPLAATMNGAAFLGIDVDRSRMQKRIDTGYLDVMTEDLDEALKLVLDAKEKKIPLSVGLLGNAGEILPKILERKITPDIITDQTSAHDTLNGYVPMGMSLDEALDLRKSNPNKYISLSKKTIVEHVKAMLEFQARGSVAFDYGNNIRGEAKENGLENAFDIPGFVPEYIRPLFCDGKGPFRWAALSGDPKDIYETDKAVIETFPENKALIRWIELAQKKVHFQGLPARICWLGYGERAKMGKIFNRLVAEGKVKAPIVIGRDHLDCGSVASPNRETEAMKDGSDAIADWPILNALLNAIGGASWVSVHHGGGVGIGKSIHAGMVVVADGTKEAEARLERVLTYDPGMGIARHADAGYQQAIDNAKKFSVKIPMMK
- a CDS encoding adenosine deaminase, which gives rise to MKTEEIIRNVPKVLLHDHLDGGLRTQTIIELAKDLKYTKLPISDPVELAEWFFRGANKGNLVEYLQGFEHTCAVMQTKEALERIAYEMMEDMKKDGVCYVETRFAPVFHTVKGLYYEDIINAVLEGLEKGKKDFGVGYGLILCGMRNMKNTLEIAELAVNFRRQGVVGFDLAGEEGGYPPKKHIDAFQFIKRENFNITIHAGEAFGIESIWQAIQICGAHRIGHATRLIEDMHFDKDGNIVSLGDLAQYILDTRLPLEINLLSNVHTGAIDKMENHPFIKLYKEKYRVFLNTDDRLMSDTTLTKEYLIATDMFGLTLDDIEKLNINAMKSSFIPYKERLPYIYNIIKPGFQKMREKLLSLKV